From the genome of Candidatus Firestonebacteria bacterium RIFOXYD2_FULL_39_29:
CCCGTATAATTATTAACACGGGTCACAAAAGAATAAAATCCTTGATTTTTCAGTGCAAAAGTTATGGCTTAATTTGCTTGTTGCGGAATCGCTGCATTTACGGCTAAAATGTTGAAAAAAAGGGTTTATTGGTGTATAATTAAAAAATGAAAAAACTTTTAGTAATTACCCTTCTTTCTTTCTTTCCCTTTTTGTTAATAGGACAAGATACAGGTAATACACCGGCTGCCTCCGGCCCTGAAAATAAAAAACTGAAAATTGCAATTCCGGAATTTGTTTATTCAAATGACCCTCTTTCTACCGCAGTTGTCGCTTGCCCTGCCTTTGTTGAGGAATTTAAAAAAAGTTCTATTTACGAAATAATTGAAAAAGACGAATATGAAAAACTTTTGAAAGAAAACAAACTTGAGGACTCTTCCTGCCGGACGGCTTCCTGCCTGAAGAAAGCTGCGAAGCTTCTTTCTGCCGATAAGATTATACTTGGCATGATCACCAAGACTATGGGAAGATATACTGTTGAAATAAATGTTTTCGATAAAGATACCAATGAAATTAAAAATACCCAGTTTTTCAAAGTGTCTTCCCTGGGTGTCTTAAAAACAGAGACTGTGAATATTGCCAGAAAAATATCTGCAGGAATAATTGAATCTAAAAAAGGTGAGTCTAAATTTGACGAAATGATCAGGAAGGCTGAGATAAAAAATGTGCGCGAGCCGGACAGTCCGGCGCAAATTATTAAAATTGGATTGGGAGCTTTTGGAGGTCTTTCCAAACTCCTCACGGGCTATGATTCATATGTCAGAAGGAATTATTACGGAGGCCTGCAGGTTCATTTACGGCCTTATGAGAAAAACAAACCTTCAGATCTTAGTTTTGGTTTTGCTTTTGACGAAATCCCTCTAAGTTTACCTGAAGGAACCTATGGACAGACGGAAGACATTGCGAGTCTTACCGGCTATTTACATTATAATCCGTTCCCGGTTTTTATATTTCATCCTTATGTAGGGCTCGGGCTCGGCGGTTATTTTGACTATATTACGGTGGATACCCCCGCTTCGGGTTATATGTCTTCAATGTATTTTTTTATGGGTTTTAATATAAACGCAGGAGCGGAGTGGAGAATTAATGATTTTATTACCTTATTTGGAGAGGTTAAATATCATTTTCTCTGGGAGCCCGGCAAAGGCGGTATGTTCTTAGCCAACCATCTGTCTGTTCAAGGAGGTGTAATATTCTTCCTATTCTGAGAAAATTCATATTAGCGGTTTGTGCCTTGTATCTTTCGGCTTCCTTCCTCGGCTGCTCGAAACGAACTACTGCCGTGCTTTTAGAGCCGGCTCTTTCCACTACCTCGGTGTCGATTATCTGTCCCCAGGTGGAAAATTTTGGTTTTCCGAATAACAGGGCGTTTGTTTCGGTGCAGGACCAGACCGGGACCGCAATAACTGATTTTGCTCTGGGTAATTTTGTAGCCTCAGAAAACGGTACCCCCTGCGTGGTTCTTGGTTATAAAAAGGTCAATAATATTGCGGACCCGCTTTCTACGGCAATAGTGATAGACAGAAGCGGCTCTATGGGTTGGTCCAGCGCAATGAGTGATGCTAAAACTGCTGCGATTGCCTACGTTAATGCTATGGCGGCCACGGATTTTGCCGAGATAGTATTGTATGATAATGAAGTTGAAGTACCTCAGACTTTTACCAATGATAAAGCCTTGTTGATCGCGGCAATAAATTCTGCCTATGCAAGAGGCGGTACAGCTACTTTTGAGGGGGCTGTTAAGGGCGCGGATGATCTCAGTCTTCGCTCCGGCAGAAAAACAATTCTTGTTATGACGGATGGGGATGATGCTTCCCAGCTGGAAACAGAAGCAACCGCGATAATAAAAATAAATAAAGCGGGTATTGCTGCTTTCTGCGTGGGTTTTGGCGGCAGCGCAAATATGACTAACCTTGATAATCTTTCCAGGGGTACAGGGGGGCAATCTTTTACCGCGACTACACTAAATGAACTTATAGGGAGATTTACAGGTATATTTTATATTATGAACAACCTTGTGGAAGTGGACTTTCGAAGCAGGATAGGAGACGTACTACCGCTGGATAATACAAGGGAGTTAACAGTCTACCTTAACTATACAGGTTTGAATAAAAGCTGCAAGAAAAAGTATGGTTACTGAAAATCAAGCACTAAGATCAAAGCACTAATAACTAAACAATCACTAAGAATAAAGTACTAAGCATTAAAAAATGGAGATTATAATATAGGTTCAATGGTTTTATTTAAGATTTAGCGTAAATCCTTAGAAAACCCACGGGCGTGAGCCCGTGGTAGTTGACTTAGTTGATAAATTTTCATATCTTTGCGTGTGTTATGTTTTTCTGTGCCTGATACTTGCCTTTTTTATCCGCATAAGAAATATCGCATACTTCTGTAGCTTCCAGAAAAATCAACTGGCCGATTCCTTCGTTTGCATATATTTTTACGGGAGAAGAAGAAGAATTGACTATGGATATGGTCGCATAGCCCTCCCATTCCGGTTCAAACGGGGTTACATTTACGATAACACCGACTCTGGCATAGGTGGATTTGCCGGTACAGATGGTCACAATATTTCTTGGAATTTTAAAATACTCTACAGTCTTACCTAAAATGAAAGAACCCGGAGGTATAATACAAAAATCAGCTTTTTTTATGCCAAACATTCCGGGCTGAATATTTTTTGGATCGAGTAGTGGGAGTATTTTTGGTATTTGAAACTCGTCTGCTATTCTAAAGTCATAGCCGTAAGAACCGACACCAAAGGAGATAACGCCTTTTCGCACCTGTGCTTCAGCGAAAGGAGTAATCATTTCTTTTTCTTTCGCCATCTTTATTATCCATTTATCAGGTTTTATGCTCATGTAACCATTTTACAGCAAAAGACGCTGTTTGTAAACTCCGAAGTAGAAAGCATGTCGTTATTGACTTACATAATATTAAAATTCAGAAGGATTTCGGGTTCGATTCCGCTTCCACCAGTGATATAGGGCGGATCTTTTGATGAGATTGCAAAACTACTGGATTCCACTGATTATACAATAAACAAGAAGGCTTTATTAAGTTCTAATTTGAATCGTTCTACTTCGTTTTTGGGGTTTGACCGGAAATACAAAGTAGACGGAAAATTAAGTATTATGGTCTGATGGCCCGGATAAAAAATTGATATTCATCAAGAGAGCAGGTACTTGCTCCACTTTTCTCTATCTGTGCCGTCTCTTTTGTATCTGTGTCATTAGGTCCGAATTTGGACCATGGAAATATCTAAAATAATTGACTATAATACTGATATGAAGAAGATACTAATGCTAATGATATCGCTCAATGCTTTTGTGCATTGTCTTAATTGTAGTTCCTGCGGCTTTGGAATAAAAGGTCAGTACTGGAAAGGGAATGGACAATACGGCGAAGTGGTCTACTGCGAAAATTGTTATAAAAATCTGAGAAGATGTGATATATGCAAACGTCCTGATGCCAATCTTATATATGACGGAAAAATATATATTTGTTCTTCCTGTCAGTCTTCTTTGCCCAAGTGCGCAGGTTGTGGAGCGATTATAAATGGACAGGCATGGAAAATGCTGGAAACGGAGAAAATATATTGTAATAAATGCCATTCTACCGGAGATGTTTGTGATGTTTGCAGTTCTCCTATCCCCGGCGGGCAAGCGACAGTGCTGGAAAAAAAGCGGAATATTTGCCTCACTTGCAGAGACAGTTCAGTAGCTGATTTAAAAGAAGCAGAAAGTATCTATATGGAAGTTGTAGCTTTTATGGATAAAAGACTTAATTTGAGAGTTAAAGAAACTGTACCGATTAAGATGGTCAGCAGGGAGGAGATGAAGAAGGTTGCCTCAAATAATATCAAGGAGAAAGACCGGCTTTTTGGGCTTTTTGTCACAGAAAAGAAAAAAGGATGCATATATTTTCTCTTTGGCACGCCCCGCTATATGACTCTTTATACTCTTGCTCATGAGTTTGTGCATGCGTGGCAGAATGAAAATGCGGTAAAGAATCAGTCGGATAAGATATCTGAAGGTTTTGCGGAATGGGCGGCTCATAAGATTCTTATAGAAAAAGATGACAGAGAAGCTGCCAGATTAATAGAAAATAGGACAGATGATATTTATGGTGCAGGTTTTAAATATTTTAAAAAGTTGGAAGAAAAATCAAGCACCTCTTCTGTTATTCAGCATGCAAGGTACTATAAGGGCAAATAATATAAAAACAATTACTAAGAATTAAGCACTAAGCACTAAAAAGGAAGATATTTAAAATAAGTACAATGATTTTGTTTAGTGCTTAGAATTTAGATCTTAGTTATTTGTTTTTACGTTTTGTTGCTATAAGTAGCCCTATAATTGACAAGAAAGCAGCCCCTGAAACTAATACAGACACATCAAATACCATTTTGTATCTTGGCTCGTCTTTAGTTGTAATCAGAGAACCGGTATAAGAAAAACCGCCTTTCATTTCAACTCCTTTTGGTCTCCAAACGTTCATGTTAACTGAAAGGGAAGTACAAAGTAAAATCAAAAGTATCGCGGAAACAAGAGCAATTAAAACTGTTTTTTTTGCTCTTGTTATAAAATACTGTATTCTTGAGGCCGAAATAACAGTAAGGAAAAGTACGGGGATTATAAGTATTCGGGTGGAAACTTTTTCCGAGTTAAAGGGCGGTATTGGCATCCAGCCGAACTTGCTTAGAGTTAAAACAGTCATTATTCCGATAGGCCAGTAAAAAGGCTTAAAGAAATCTTTGGAATTTCCTTTTTTGCAGGAAAAATATATTCCAAAAACCAGTATAGCGGAAAAACCAATAAGGTCGATAAAGGTGTTATATTCTGTCCAGCTGCTTTGCCATCCTAAAGGTGTAAAATCCGGTGAATGCATTATTATCATGGATTCCAGTAGAGTGATAAGAGAGTAAAAACCTCTGACCTGGGCACCGGCATTTGCGTAGTAAGTTGCTAATGCCGGAGCCAGCCGGAAAGCAAGTAATAGCGCTGAAAATAAAATGGCAATAAAGGAATATTTCCGCAAAGGTTTGTTCGAAATTCCGGTTAAAAAGAGAAGCAGCATGCACCATGCGGCAATATGAAAACCACCGGTTATAAATATGAAAAAGATAGAGAAGGAAATTTTACCTGCTGCTCTTAAAAGATGTTTTCCTTCGGAGAGTTCAAGCAGAAAAAGAAAGAAGTAGGGCAAAAGAAAAAATCCTACCCACATGTAATGTCCTCCGGAAATGTGGGCGACCAGATGACCGTTTAAAAAGAAAATTAAAGAGAGAAAGGCAAAAGCAAAAAAACCAAGCCGGAGCTTTTTTCCGAGAAGTAAAAGACCGAAGAACCCTGTTATAAACATAAATATAATGTTTATGTACATGAACTGTCCGACATCCAGCCATTTGAGAAGAATTATCTGAGGTGAAAAGTCAACCTCGGGAATGGCTAAAAATCTGTTTGTGGTCTGATATTCCCGCGTAATATGGTAAGGGGTTATTCCGTTGGTTACTGCTTGTTTTAATACGGAATAGTAATCATATTCCTTATTCCAATCAGAAGCAGGATAAATAGAATTTAAGTTCAGAAATCCGGACCAAAGTCTGAAAAGAATAATCAGCAATAAAGCGAGAAAAAACAGGTTTAATGCTTTATCTCTTTTAGAGGCAGAAGCCTCCTCGAAAAAAGCTCTTTTTAATGATGCTAAAAAACTTTTCATTGAATCTCCCGTACTTATCCTTCTGTTTTCTAAATTAGTATATAACTTTTCTTATTGTATATCAAGTCCCGAAATCCTAAGTAGAAAACGTCAGACTGGGCGGATCAGTATTTAAGTTTTGAGGGATTACGGGTTAGATTTCACTGAGTATGAAGTAAGAATATATTGTAAGTCTTAATTTGACTGGTTCTACTTCGTTTTTAGGGATCCGAAGTGTGTTTTTGGGACTTTTGCCGTAAGGATTTTTCATAAATTAGAGAAATGCAGATATAATAAAAGAAAAAGAAAACAGAAAAAGATCCATATATCGGCAGGTTTGAACATTTCTACTAAAAAAGAATAAAAAGAAAACCATTGTCCTATTGGTGATTATCTCACTTTTCGCAGGTTATCCCCGTTTTTATTTTTCGGTCATGAGAAATCTCTGTGGGGTTAAGGGCTTTTCTTGACTTATACCGGATTTTCTTGTAAAATAATAGAACTATGAGTTATGAAGAATTTTATGGATTAAAAGAAGAACCTTTTGCAATAACACCGGACCCTAAATTTTTCTATGAAAGTGATCAACATATGGGGGCCTTAATACGTGTACAGCATGCTATTGATTCGTCAAAAGGCCTGTGTGTGGTAATAGGAGATATGGGGCTTGGTAAGACTTTTATTAGCCGGAAAATATTGGAAAAACTTCAGGCAGACGAAGGTAAATATGAGGTTTCCCTTCTTATTGTTATCCATCATGAAATTACAGCGGCGTGGCTTATCAAAAGAATAGCTTTATCTCTTGGTATCGAGTTTCCTGCGGAAGATAAATCCACCCTGATTTCTCAGATTTGCAGGCAGTTGATTCAAATAGATGACTCCGGGAAAAAGACTGTACTTTTGATAGATGAGGCGCATATGCTTCAGCTTAAAGAAATTTATGAAGAGCTCAGGGGTCTTTTAAACGTTGAAGCTCGTAACCACAAATTACTGAATATTATTCTATTGGGACCGCCGGAGCTTGAAAATTATCTTCAACTTGATCCTCCTCTGGTTTCCCGAATCGGGCTTAAATTTACTTTGAAACCGCTTGATCAAAAAGCAACGGCGGGTTACATGACTCACCGTTTGAAAGTTTCCGGAGCCGGAAGAGATATTTTTACACCTGAAGCCTGCGAGATGGTTTTTGCCGCCTCCAAAGGTGTACCAAGACTTATAAATACTATAAGTGATAATGCGCTGCTTGAAGGCTATCTGGAAAAGAAAGAACAAATAGGACCGGAAATTATCGCTACTGTTGCTGAGTCGCTTGGGATTAAAAAACAAGAAGAAGCAGCACCTTCCGGAGAAGTCCAGCCTGAAGGTCAGAAAAGTAAAGATGAGACGACAAAAAAGAAAAAAGTAGGAGATTGGTATTACACTTAAGAGCAGCAAATACAGCAAGGAAAGCAGGAGAAGCAAGAAAAGCAAAAAAAGTAAGAGAAGTAAAAGAAGCAAGGGAAGTGGAATAAAGTCTAAATATTAAACCATAAATCTTTGCGAAATCCGCCTGGGCGGATAATATAAGGAAAAGATGAGTTACGAGCAGCACTTTGGGTTAAGAGAACAGCCGTTTGCTATTACACCGGATCCGCGTTATTTTTATGAGAGCGATCAGCATATGGGAGCGCTTATCCGCATTCAGCATGCCATTGATTCCGCGAAGGGGCTTACAGTTGTTATCGGGGATATAGGTCTTGGTAAAACTTTTCTAAGCCGGAAAATTCTTGATAAAATGCAATCTGAAGAAGGTAAATACGAAGTTGCATTACTGATTATTATTCATCACGAAATTACTGCCGGCTGGCTGCTAAAAAAGATCGGGGTACAGCTTGGTATTGAGAGTCCGGCGGAAGATAAGTCCATGCTGATTTCTCAGATTTGTAAGCAATTAATATATATTGATGAAGCGGGAAAAAGGGCAGTGATTTTAATAGACGAGGCCCATATGCTTCAAACACAGGATATTTACGAGGAGCTTCGGGGTCTTTTAAATGTTGAGGGAGGTACTCACAAGCTTTTAAATATTGTGCTTTTTGGCCCGCCTGAACTTGAAAAATTTATGCAGCTTGACCCGCCTCTGGTTTCAAGGATAGGTCTTAAGGTTACTCTTCGTCCGCTTGATATGAATGCTACAGTCGGTTATATTAATCACCGCGTAAAAGTTGGCGGTGCAGCCAGGGAAATATTCACACCTGAAGCCTGTAAGCTTGCTTATGAATATACCAAGGGTATTCCAAGAATTATTAATGCTACCTGCGATAATGCACTTTTAGAGGCCTTTATACAAAAAAAGGACAGAGTGGATCCGTTTATCATTGAGCAGGTTGCCACAGATTTAGGGTTAAAGAAAGAATAGAAAATAAGTTTATAAGGTTCCTAAAGTTTATAAAGTTAGCTTTTTTTGAGAGGAAGGATATTTACATGTCAACTCTCGTTGACATAACGAAAAAAAGATATGAGTTTTTACCTTAAGAACTTTATAAACCTAAAAACCTTATAAACTATAACTCAAGGAGCTTTTCATGATAAGTCGCTATACTTTACCTGAAATGGGCGGTATCTGGACGGATGAAGCAAGGTACAGAAAATGGCTTGCCGTTGAAGTTGCAGTTTGTGAAGTTCTGGCGAGTCGCGGGGAGATGCCAAAAAAAGCCTTCCTTAATATAAAGAAAAAGGCTGATATCAACGTAAAACGTATTGAAGCCATTGAAGAAAGAACAAAACATGATGTTATCGCGTTTAAACAATGTGTGGATAGTTATATAGGGAAGGATTCGATATATTTTCATAGGGGACTTACTTCTTCCGATGTTCTTGATACAGGACTTGCTCTGCAACTAAAAGCCGCTGCGGATATTCTTATAAAAGATATAAAAGAGACTATAGCTATTCTTAAGAAAAAGACTAAGCAGTATAAAAACCTTCCAATGATGGGGCGCACTCACGGAGTTCATGCGGAACCGACTACCTTCGGGCTAAAACTTGCGATTTGGTGGAAAGAGATGGAACGTAACCTTGTGAGAATGGAAAGGGCAAAAGAGACAATCAGCTACGGAAAAATCTCCGGAGCTGTCGGAACGTTCTCAAATATTGACCCGGTTATAGAAGTTGCAGTATGTAAAAAACTCGGGTTAAAGAATGCGTCTGTTTCAAATCAAGTGATCCAGAGAGATCGGCACGCTGAATATCTTTCGGTTATAGCAATAATCGGTTCATCCCTCGATAAATTTGCCACTGAAATCAGGCATCTCCAGCGCACGGAAGTTTACGAAGCGGAAGAACCGTTTGCGAAAGGTCAGAAGGGTTCCTCCGCCATGCCGCATAAGAGAAATCCTATTACCTGCGAAAGAATATCAGGGCTTGCCAGACTACTCCGGGCTAATGCGATAACCGGCTATGAAAATATTGCGCTCTGGCATGAACGTGATATTTCACACTCTTCCGTAGAAAGGGTGACTCTCCCGGACAGTACTATTACACTGGATTATATGCTTCATAAATTTAACTGGCTCATGGATAATCTGAACGTCTATCCGGAAAACATGATGGATAATCTTAATAAAATGCAGGGGCTTATGTATTCTCAGAAAGTTCGCATAGCTCTCACAAACAAAGGCATGATCTACGACCAAGCGTATCAACTGGTTCAGGACAGCGCGATGAGGGTATGGAGAAAAGAAGGAAGTTTTAAAGAACTGCTCTTAAAAGACCCGCGGGTGAGTAAATATTTAACTTCTGACGAACTTGAAGCGTGCTTTGATATGAACGCCTATTTAAAGAATGTTAAAAAAGTGTTCAAACGGCTGGGGGTCTGACTTTTTAATTCTAAAAACGGAAAAAGCAAAGGCTTTTAACCGATGAGCAAAAATAATCTAGAATATATATTTAAAGAACAGGAACACCTCCTCTCTGTGTTTTTCCACGGAGTTAATCCTTCAGTAACGCAAAAAATAGACAAAGACACCTTTTATCTGCTATATAGAAATAATCAGCCTTCCCCGGATCTTGAAGCGCTTACAAAAACAATAAAAGAAAAAACAAAAGAAAATATTGCAGTTGAATTTATTAACACGAAAGACGAAAAGGAAAAATATTACGTGTTTCGTAATGCGAAGCTAATATACACTTCTGACTACCCGCAAACAAAAATATATATTGATGAAACTATAAGATTTGAATATGGAGTTCAAAATGCAAGGAAGGTAGATCCAAGAAGTACAAGAAGATTGGCTTCTGAAGATGAACATTTGGCAGATAAAGTAGGCAGAATAAATGAGTACAGAATATTGTTTGTTATTGTAAACACTGTCGTTGTGGTTATTGCAGGTCTCCTGTTTGCAAAAAGCAGAGGTGCCATAATCTCTATTTGGAATGGAATAGTGGTTTTATTATTTTTTGGAGTTGTTATTTCTGTAGGTTTTTATTTCTACAAGCTGCTGGCAACTCTGTATTTTTCCGACAGGGGAAGTAAATACCAGAGAGGATACAGCCAGGCAAAAGCTTATATATTAAAAAAACAATATGACAAGGCGATTTTAGAATATAAAAAAGAAACAGATGAAAATCCTGCCGATTATGAGCCTCATTATCAACTGGCGCAGCTGATGGAGTCTTTGGGGCATTATGAAAGTGCAATACCGGAATTACAAAAAGCGGTTCAAAAAGCAGAGGAAAGAGAAGTTTGCGGACACATCTTCCATTATATGGCAGAAATATATCTGTATAAAATAAAAAACAACGTCAAAGGGAAGCATTATTTAAATAAGGTTGTACGTGAATATGGGGATACAAAAGCGGGGGAAAGAGCGAAGATAATGCTGGAGAAAATATCCTAAGCTATCCGGCGAGGGCGGCTTCGGCGGCTTGTTTTACGTATTTGTTCCTGTCTTTCTTTGCTTTTTTAAGTATTTTTCTGGCGTCTTCTCCTCCAATTAAACCGATTGCCTGAGCTGCGGCTCCCCGTATCCGAACGCTTTTAGGCTTTTGCCAGAGGGAAGTATATAATATCTCCTTTAAAAGTTTTAAACCTTCAGGGTGTCTTATCTTACCAAGAGCCAGACAGGCTTCTATTTGCAGGGTTTCTTCTTCCTCTTTTGTGAATTGGTATTTAGGAGCTGCAATCCGTCTAAGTCCTGAGAAAGCCTCTTGATATTCAGCATTTCCGAGTATTCTTATAACCTCCTGCTTTATCAGTGTATTAGTATCGGTTAAAGCCTTGTTAATTATCGATAAAGCCTGCTGGCTTCCGATCCTTGAAAGCGCAAGCAAGGACTCTTTCCTTACTTTAAAATCAAAATGCATAGTAAGTGTATCCAGTCTTTGAAGGACTAAAGGATGGCCGGGAAAAACATCAAGAATTTCGATAATTCTATAAATATTCATAATGGGTGTCTTATCAGTTATACAATTTGCAAGTTCGGCTATGGCAGCATCACCCATAGATTTTACAAATCCGGCCAGAATACGTCTTTTCCTCAGATGTTCTGTTTCGGTGAGATGTCTTATAAACTGGGGATAAAGCTGTTCTTTCAGTTTAACAAGAATTTCGAATGCGCGGTCTTTTACTTCTGATTTCTCGTTGACCAAATCCTCGATAAGTAAAGTAACATTCTCTTTTTCGATAAGCTTCCCCATTACCTCGGCTACATTTTTATTGTTTTCCAATTCATGGTTTTTGAAAATACCCACCAGTCGTACGGCATTTTCGTAATTACCTTCAAGGATTTCCTGATTTATTTCTTCCTTTATGCACTCGCTTAGATTACCATAAATGGCGCTGTCCTTCTCCACGTCAAGAATATCTCTCAATCGTTCGCTGAGATATCTTGTAATTTCCCTGTTACCGGAATCCTTGAATTTGTTAAAACCGCTTTTAAGGACTGCAGCAGCTTTTGCTCTTACAGATTTGTCCTGCGAGGACAGGTTGGTGCTTACCTTGTTTAACAACTGTTTTATTGTCTTGGTTTCCCCGAGTGCCGCAAGTTTACCAAGGGTATTACTCAAATCTTCCGTCATATCCGCGCTTATGAGAGCCTGGGGGTCAAGGCCTACAAGACTTTTAACCATCTCATTGACATCTTCTTTATTTTTTACATCCTCTTTAGAGGGCTTCATCCATGGTGGCATAAGCTCTTCTGCGTTTTTCTCCATTACAAGGCCATAGAGGTCGAACATAACCTGCTGGTTTTTTAGCCATAAGGTGTACCTGTGAAAAATATCACGAAAATGAGAGACAGTGGCTTCGGTGCATTTTTCAGGGCTTTCTTTATTTTGCTGCTTAAGGTAGGAATACTGATTTACCAGGGATTCTGTTATTTCTTTTATTTTATCAAAAGGAAGTCCTGCCAGACTTTCCTCAATTACTTTTTCGACTTCAAACGGCAGTTGTTTTTCTATAAGCTTGATTAAAGAAGGTACATCTATACTGAGCAGGCGTCCTATTATTTTATTTTTAGCGGTTTCTTTCGCATCCAGGCTTAAGGAGTTACTTGCTTCTTCTGCTGCTTTTTGAATAGTTGAAAGAATATCTTCGACATTTTCCCCCTTCGA
Proteins encoded in this window:
- a CDS encoding dCTP deaminase; this translates as MSIKPDKWIIKMAKEKEMITPFAEAQVRKGVISFGVGSYGYDFRIADEFQIPKILPLLDPKNIQPGMFGIKKADFCIIPPGSFILGKTVEYFKIPRNIVTICTGKSTYARVGVIVNVTPFEPEWEGYATISIVNSSSSPVKIYANEGIGQLIFLEATEVCDISYADKKGKYQAQKNITHAKI
- a CDS encoding adenylosuccinate lyase; translated protein: MISRYTLPEMGGIWTDEARYRKWLAVEVAVCEVLASRGEMPKKAFLNIKKKADINVKRIEAIEERTKHDVIAFKQCVDSYIGKDSIYFHRGLTSSDVLDTGLALQLKAAADILIKDIKETIAILKKKTKQYKNLPMMGRTHGVHAEPTTFGLKLAIWWKEMERNLVRMERAKETISYGKISGAVGTFSNIDPVIEVAVCKKLGLKNASVSNQVIQRDRHAEYLSVIAIIGSSLDKFATEIRHLQRTEVYEAEEPFAKGQKGSSAMPHKRNPITCERISGLARLLRANAITGYENIALWHERDISHSSVERVTLPDSTITLDYMLHKFNWLMDNLNVYPENMMDNLNKMQGLMYSQKVRIALTNKGMIYDQAYQLVQDSAMRVWRKEGSFKELLLKDPRVSKYLTSDELEACFDMNAYLKNVKKVFKRLGV